A single region of the Erythrobacter sp. HL-111 genome encodes:
- a CDS encoding cysteine synthase A, with product MNITAPIGDTLSLIGNTPLVRLRGPSGAAGCDIWGKCEFANPGSSVKDRAALYMIRDAEARGELKPGGTVIEGTAGNTGIGIALVANALGYRTVIVMPDNQSKEKMDTLRALGAELVLVPPTKYADPNHFQHVSRRMAEETAGAVWAGQFDNVANRKAHIEGTAQELWHQTGGRIDGFTCAAGTGGTIAGVGMGLKEKNPDIRIALTDPHGAALYNYFAHGELKAEGSSVAEGIGQGRITANLEGAPIDTQFRISDEEGLVWVERLLRKEGLCLGLSSGINVAGAIELGRQLVAEGRENPQVATILCDTGFRYLSTLYNAEWLRAKGLPVFDWLAGGA from the coding sequence ATGAACATCACCGCTCCCATCGGCGACACGCTTTCGCTCATCGGCAACACCCCGCTCGTCCGGCTCCGCGGGCCGAGCGGGGCGGCGGGCTGCGACATCTGGGGCAAGTGCGAATTCGCCAATCCCGGCTCCTCGGTGAAGGACCGCGCGGCGCTCTACATGATCCGCGATGCCGAGGCGCGCGGGGAACTGAAGCCCGGCGGCACGGTGATCGAGGGGACGGCGGGGAACACCGGCATCGGCATCGCGCTGGTCGCCAATGCGCTCGGCTACCGCACGGTCATCGTCATGCCCGACAACCAGTCGAAGGAGAAGATGGACACACTGCGCGCACTGGGCGCCGAGCTGGTCCTCGTTCCGCCGACGAAATACGCCGACCCCAATCATTTCCAGCACGTATCGCGCCGGATGGCGGAGGAGACCGCGGGCGCGGTGTGGGCCGGGCAGTTCGACAACGTCGCCAACCGCAAGGCCCATATCGAGGGCACCGCGCAGGAACTGTGGCACCAGACCGGCGGCCGGATCGACGGCTTCACCTGCGCCGCGGGCACGGGCGGAACGATCGCGGGGGTCGGCATGGGGCTCAAGGAGAAGAACCCCGACATCCGCATCGCGCTGACCGATCCGCATGGCGCGGCGCTCTACAACTACTTCGCGCACGGCGAATTGAAGGCCGAGGGCTCCTCGGTCGCGGAAGGCATCGGGCAGGGCCGGATCACCGCCAATCTCGAAGGCGCGCCGATCGACACCCAGTTCCGCATCTCGGACGAGGAAGGCCTCGTCTGGGTGGAACGCCTGCTGCGCAAGGAGGGCCTGTGCCTCGGCCTGTCCTCCGGCATCAATGTCGCGGGCGCGATCGAACTCGGCCGGCAACTCGTCGCCGAGGGCCGCGAGAATCCCCAGGTCGCGACGATCCTGTGCGACACGGGTTTTCGCTATCTCTCGACCCTTTACAACGCGGAATGGCTGCGTGCGAAGGGCCTGCCGGTGTTCGACTGGCTGGCAGGCGGCGCATGA
- a CDS encoding division/cell wall cluster transcriptional repressor MraZ yields MAAFSGYNGQAFSPAGDKGRFVLPPTFRKAVKESSGGARTLCLAVHDKYDCLVGFGLSRIEELHQQLEREEERAIRLGQGDFDPDVRAQQLFGFEQIPFDDSGRFVMPEHLKDLGKIGDALYFHGAGRFFFAWNPDELARMDASFKGAQATCRALMAKARGGAK; encoded by the coding sequence GTGGCGGCTTTTTCGGGATATAACGGACAGGCCTTCTCGCCCGCCGGCGACAAGGGCCGGTTCGTCCTGCCGCCGACCTTCCGCAAGGCGGTGAAGGAAAGCTCCGGGGGCGCGCGCACGCTCTGCCTCGCGGTCCACGACAAGTATGACTGCCTCGTCGGCTTCGGCCTCTCGCGCATCGAGGAGCTCCACCAGCAGCTCGAAAGGGAGGAGGAGCGCGCGATCCGCCTGGGACAGGGCGATTTCGACCCCGACGTGCGCGCCCAGCAGCTTTTCGGCTTCGAACAGATCCCGTTCGACGATTCGGGCCGCTTCGTCATGCCCGAACACCTCAAGGACCTGGGCAAGATCGGGGACGCGCTCTATTTCCACGGGGCGGGCAGGTTCTTCTTCGCCTGGAACCCGGACGAACTTGCGCGGATGGACGCGAGCTTCAAGGGCGCGCAGGCGACCTGCCGCGCGCTGATGGCCAAGGCGAGGGGAGGGGCGAAGTGA
- the rsmH gene encoding 16S rRNA (cytosine(1402)-N(4))-methyltransferase RsmH, with protein sequence MNPSHAPAHLPVLLDEVVAAIGPAPGMTIVDATFGAGGYSRALLEAGARVFAFDRDPHAIREGEAMVARYAGQLSLHPRRFSEMADELATLGVEKVDAVVMDIGVSSMQLDRAERGFAFSADGPLDMRMGGDGESAADFLNTADEAAIADVLYHYGEERQSRRVARAIVAARPLETTGDLARVVRRALGHKPHEKKDPATRTFQAVRIHVNDELGELRAGLAAAEILLREGGVLAVVSFHSLEDRIVKRFLREASGAGRAVSRHLPGEMPGAAPTFARLSKAIRPGEAELEANPRARSAVLRHGARTAAPARAPDRSNPGETP encoded by the coding sequence GTGAACCCGTCGCACGCCCCTGCCCACTTGCCCGTCCTGCTCGACGAAGTGGTCGCGGCCATCGGGCCCGCGCCCGGCATGACCATCGTCGATGCGACCTTCGGCGCGGGCGGCTATTCACGCGCGCTGCTGGAGGCGGGCGCGCGCGTCTTCGCCTTCGACCGCGACCCGCACGCGATCCGCGAAGGTGAGGCGATGGTCGCCCGTTACGCGGGCCAGCTGTCGCTCCACCCCCGGCGCTTTTCCGAAATGGCCGACGAACTCGCCACGCTCGGCGTAGAAAAGGTCGACGCGGTCGTCATGGACATCGGCGTTTCCTCGATGCAGCTCGACCGGGCGGAGCGCGGCTTCGCCTTTTCCGCCGACGGGCCGCTCGACATGCGAATGGGAGGGGACGGGGAAAGCGCCGCCGATTTTCTCAACACTGCCGACGAAGCCGCAATCGCCGACGTGCTCTATCACTATGGCGAGGAACGCCAGTCGCGCCGGGTCGCCCGCGCGATCGTCGCCGCCCGCCCGCTCGAGACGACCGGCGATCTCGCCCGCGTGGTGCGCCGCGCGCTCGGGCACAAGCCGCACGAGAAGAAGGACCCCGCGACCCGCACCTTCCAGGCGGTGCGGATCCACGTGAACGACGAACTGGGCGAACTGCGCGCCGGTCTTGCCGCGGCGGAAATCCTGCTGCGCGAGGGCGGGGTGCTCGCCGTGGTCAGCTTCCACAGCCTCGAGGACCGCATCGTCAAGCGCTTCCTGCGCGAGGCATCGGGCGCGGGCCGTGCGGTTTCGCGCCACCTGCCGGGCGAAATGCCCGGCGCCGCCCCGACCTTCGCCCGCCTGTCGAAGGCGATCCGCCCGGGCGAGGCGGAGTTGGAGGCGAACCCGCGCGCGCGCTCCGCGGTCCTGCGCCACGGCGCGCGGACCGCCGCGCCGGCGCGCGCGCCGGACCGTTCCAACCCGGGAGAAACGCCATGA